In Bernardetia litoralis DSM 6794, the genomic window TCGGAATTGTATCATGAATAACCAAAACACTTACATCCATTCCATCAGAGCTTTTTCCCTCTTTTTGTTGTAAAGATTTGTAGATATAATCATGTAAATGATTAAGAATTTTGTCAGCTCTAAAAATTCCTTCTTGAAAAACAATAGAATTGAGTCCTGTAACTCCAAGCATAGACATAAACGCTCCTGGAACGCCATGACCTGTACAATCTGCTGTTACTAAAATGGCACAATCGTCTAATTTTTCAAACCAATAAAAATCTCCTGAAACAATATCACGAGGTTTATTGAGAATAAAAATCTCATCATTGAAATAATCTTTAATTTTTTTATCTACTGGTAAAAGTGCATTCTGAATACGACTCGCATACAAAATACTTGCTTTTACATCTTCACTTTGTTTTTCTATGAGCTTATTTTTATCTTGAACTACTTCGACAGTTGCTGATAGCTCTTCTTTTTGTTGATATAATTCTTCATTACTTGCATTTATTTCGTCTTGTTGTTCATTTAAGTGAAAATTTTGAGTTCTTACTACTTCTAATGCTTTTCCTTTTGCTTTTTCAAATAGAAATCCTATTATATAATTAAGAAATATTATTCCACCCCAACATATTGCAAAATAATAACCTTCATAAATAGGGTCATAATTTTGAGGAAACTGATGCCCATTATAAAATAAAAGAGTAAAAATAATAATAGACAAAAAACTGATTATTACCCAAATTAGTGTATCTATTTTAGTACCTATGAGAAGCAAAGAAACAAGTGGAACAGTTGCTATTAATACTGTAGAAGGAGAAAGCAAACCTCCTGTAAAATAAGCACAACTAACTACAGCAAATAGACAATTTATCAAGTGAAGATTACTACTTGTGCGAAATGAAATATTTTTTTTTGTATAACATAGATAATTAATTGTTTGTATAATAAAATTAATTATCATTACAATCATACCTTCTTTAAAATCAATAGCATAACATACAACAGCATAAAACCCTGCAAAATAGGGTAGTACCTTTAAAAAATTGATAAGTAGAATATTTTTTTCTTCTTTCCCTAATTCGTGTATATCAGTGATTTTATTTGACATTTTTTTAATAAATATAGTAATTATTATAAAACTTCAGAGCCTCTATCTACCTTAAATCCCATCAATAAAATATCATCAATCTGCTGTTTTTTCCCTTCTTTCATCCAATTCTCAAGAGTAGAAGTAAATGCTTCCTCTTGTTTTTTGAAGGATTCAGAGTGGTGTTGTAACATCAATTTTTTGAGGCTTTTCTTCATGAATTTTCTTCCTTTCTCTCCTCCAAATTGGTCTTGATAACCATCAGAACCTGTATAAAATACAGTTGGCTTTGAAATATCAATTACTTGTTTGGTATAATTTCTATCTTTTCCATAATGATTACTTCCTATTGGTTTTTTATCTGCTTTTATTTCTTGTAATTCATTATTTTGAATACAATAAATAGAATTCATAGCCCCTGCATATTCAGCGATCGGAATTGTATCATGAATAACCAAAACACTTACATCCATTCCATCAGAGCTTTTTCCCTCTTTTTGTTGTAAAGATTTATAGATATAATCATGTAAATGGTTAAGTATTTTATCAGCTCTAAAAATTCCTTCTTGAAAAACAATAGAATTAAGTCCTGTAACTCCAAGCATAGACATAAACGCCCCTGGAACGCCATGACCTGTACAATCTGCTGTTACTAAAATGGCACAATCTTCTAATTTTTCGAACCAATAAAAATCTCCTGAAACAATATCACGAGGTTTATTGAGAATAAAAATTTCATCGTTAAAATAATTTTTAATTTTTTTATCTACTGGTAAAAGCGCATTCTGAATACGACTTGCATACAAAATACTTGCCTTTACATCTTCACTTTGTTTTTCTATGAGCTTATTTTTACCTTGAACTACTTCAACAATTGCTGATAGTTCTTCTTTTTGTTGATGTAACTCTTCGTTACTAGCATTTATCTCATTTTGTTGCTCAATTAGATCAAAATTTTGTGTTTTTACAACACTTAAGGCTTTACGTTGATTATTTTCAAAAATAGAAGAAACTAAAAATACAATCAAAACAAGCCCTACCCAACACATAATTTGAAAAAAGCCTTTATAATCTTGTATATTATATTTTATTAGATAATCTCCTTTTATAAAGAATAATATTGAATAAATACTAACAATAATTAAAGTGGTTATTAGCCAAAAGAAAGTACTTTTTCTTGCATCTAAAAGTAAAAGAGCAATAACAGGAATAAGCACAAACCACATAGCAACTGGAGAAAAAAGTCCTCCTGAATAATAAGAACAACCCAAAACAGCTACAAAGCAACAATTTGCTACATAAAAATTACTTGTTGCCTTATAAGATAAAATTTCTTTCCTATAAAGAAAAAGTCCGATAATATGAAATAGAAAATTAATCCCCATGATTACCATTCCATAATAAAAATCAATTACATAACTTACCCCAACATAAAGAACAGCAAAAAGAGCAGTTAGCTTCAAAAAGTTAGATAATAGTTTATCTTTATTTATCTCATCTATAAACTGTAATTGTTTCATCTATTTTATTTAAAAAATTATTATTTACAATAAACGTTATCACGGTTAATTTAGTAATGTTCATTTTTCCGTAGCGATAGGCTTGTAGATCTGTCGCTATGGAAAAATAAGACTGTTTTATATTTATATAACTAATTGATTACTAGATCTGTAAACAACTGTGATAATGTTTAATAATCTTAAATTTTCTTCCAAGATAAGCCTTTTTCCCATCTTATCTTATCTCTGCTTTGCAAAATTTCTAAAATAAAAGGATTGTGCATTTTATAGATTTCGCAGTAATTTTTCGGTGCTCCCGAAGCTGTAATAATATTATTTACAGCTCGTCTTGCTGCTTCATTAGCTCCTTCCATTGTAGCCAAATTTGTATTTGTTTTGATATAATCACTTGCCAAAAACAAATTAGGAATATTAGTATATGTGTTTGGACGAAGTGTCCATGTATTTATTTGATTGACTAATAAAGGTTCTTTATTAATTACCTCTTGTAGTTTTGCAAAATCAGCAGGAGATAATTTTTCATTTATCAACTTTGATTCAAGTTTTCCAGATTTAGAATTGATTAAAGGCTGAATATCACTATCCAAATATGTAAATTGCAACATATCATCGGTTAGTTGCTCTTGTCCTTTTGTATTTATTTCTTCTTGAAGCTGTTTCCAAACCTCTTCTTTTATTTCTTCTAAGGTACAATCTTTTGCAGCTTTATTATTAAAATTCCCTAAACTATCCCAATCCGAAATATCCACAGACAAAATTCCTTTTACTTTTCCATTATAACGCTCTGAAAGGTCATAATCTCCCCAAAACTGAATTTGAGAAATGGAAGTCAAAGCCCAATTCGAATCTGAATAAATTGTATGTCCTTTGTGCATATCAAATGGAACATCCAAATAATATTGAATACCATTCATCCATTCTACATTTGGCGAAAGCTGGATAATATTTTCTAGTGAAGCATCAGCGTTTAGCATATCTTGATTAATAAGCTGTGCAGCCACCTCAACAGGCGTAGCAAGCAAATAATAATCGGCATTAATTTGAGTTATTTCTTTTGTTGTTTCATTTTGTACACTTACACTTTCAATCTCATCACCATTCATATTAATGGCATTTACCAAATAACCATGATTATAAACAACTCCATTTTGGGTCAGATATTCATACCAAGGAATAAGCCACGCATCATTTGTAGGTGCATTGAGAACATTATCTGTATTTTGTTTTTTTATCGAAACCATTGTATAAATAAGCTGCAAAAAAATTGTCCCAACTGTATTTGTACTTGCCAGTCGTGCCTTTGCTGCTACCAATGACCTCGTAATTCCTTCTACAAATAATTTTCTATAATCATTACTAAAACGGTCTGCCTCGGTATATTCCCACCAACCTACTTGCTCGTACTCATCAAAGAAACGGTCTTTGCACGAAGTCATGAGCTGCCAAACTCTAGCCGAGAAAAATAAAATTTCTT contains:
- a CDS encoding PP2C family protein-serine/threonine phosphatase — its product is MSNKITDIHELGKEEKNILLINFLKVLPYFAGFYAVVCYAIDFKEGMIVMIINFIIQTINYLCYTKKNISFRTSSNLHLINCLFAVVSCAYFTGGLLSPSTVLIATVPLVSLLLIGTKIDTLIWVIISFLSIIIFTLLFYNGHQFPQNYDPIYEGYYFAICWGGIIFLNYIIGFLFEKAKGKALEVVRTQNFHLNEQQDEINASNEELYQQKEELSATVEVVQDKNKLIEKQSEDVKASILYASRIQNALLPVDKKIKDYFNDEIFILNKPRDIVSGDFYWFEKLDDCAILVTADCTGHGVPGAFMSMLGVTGLNSIVFQEGIFRADKILNHLHDYIYKSLQQKEGKSSDGMDVSVLVIHDTIPIAEYAGAMNSIYCIQNNELQEIKADKKPIGSNHYGKDRNYTKQVIDISKPTVFYTGSDGYQDQFGGEKGRKFMKKSLKKLMLQQHSESFKKQDEVFTSTLENWMKEGDEHQIDDILLMGFKVDRKLNT
- a CDS encoding SpoIIE family protein phosphatase; protein product: MKQLQFIDEINKDKLLSNFLKLTALFAVLYVGVSYVIDFYYGMVIMGINFLFHIIGLFLYRKEILSYKATSNFYVANCCFVAVLGCSYYSGGLFSPVAMWFVLIPVIALLLLDARKSTFFWLITTLIIVSIYSILFFIKGDYLIKYNIQDYKGFFQIMCWVGLVLIVFLVSSIFENNQRKALSVVKTQNFDLIEQQNEINASNEELHQQKEELSAIVEVVQGKNKLIEKQSEDVKASILYASRIQNALLPVDKKIKNYFNDEIFILNKPRDIVSGDFYWFEKLEDCAILVTADCTGHGVPGAFMSMLGVTGLNSIVFQEGIFRADKILNHLHDYIYKSLQQKEGKSSDGMDVSVLVIHDTIPIAEYAGAMNSIYCIQNNELQEIKADKKPIGSNHYGKDRNYTKQVIDISKPTVFYTGSDGYQDQFGGEKGRKFMKKSLKKLMLQHHSESFKKQEEAFTSTLENWMKEGKKQQIDDILLMGFKVDRGSEVL
- a CDS encoding hydroxysqualene dehydroxylase, which encodes MSKKVAILGGGVAGMSAAHELITRGFEVEIYEKQPIYAGGKARSVDVPDTNTQNPNLYLPGEHGFRFFPGFYQHLFATLKTIPFGTEGKTCFDNLVTTETMQILQTGEVPITMPLHFPESLEDIEEIFMSFLQVSKELTKEEILFFSARVWQLMTSCKDRFFDEYEQVGWWEYTEADRFSNDYRKLFVEGITRSLVAAKARLASTNTVGTIFLQLIYTMVSIKKQNTDNVLNAPTNDAWLIPWYEYLTQNGVVYNHGYLVNAINMNGDEIESVSVQNETTKEITQINADYYLLATPVEVAAQLINQDMLNADASLENIIQLSPNVEWMNGIQYYLDVPFDMHKGHTIYSDSNWALTSISQIQFWGDYDLSERYNGKVKGILSVDISDWDSLGNFNNKAAKDCTLEEIKEEVWKQLQEEINTKGQEQLTDDMLQFTYLDSDIQPLINSKSGKLESKLINEKLSPADFAKLQEVINKEPLLVNQINTWTLRPNTYTNIPNLFLASDYIKTNTNLATMEGANEAARRAVNNIITASGAPKNYCEIYKMHNPFILEILQSRDKIRWEKGLSWKKI